In Limisalsivibrio acetivorans, one genomic interval encodes:
- a CDS encoding EAL domain-containing protein translates to MEALGTGTKVAKKRSITLVLFIIFAQAAIFIGIGYGFVKSYMLDNLNEKNRQVRNVYTSFLQHHIKMHFIEEATEIAGNKAVSAALHQKDIKALRSSALRQFSTIITKDNFVEDASFYDSNGHLVTRLLGEEHFGELNHPSLEMPRIALSKGEPVFGIESGKDGVFHRTVVPIYHEGRIVGAFEVVRSIGFVSSKIKEIINLDNALFLRIDKVVNPGESRIVVGNYYLNDYTIDYFSELSAAENINTLSTIIPINENYHAVTPSMEIKNFKGETIGRIVIAHRFHSEVMRFRNFIIISFVVIAAVALLAWFILNRNFSAMLRSIDHGRKLLYKKHYTHHLTNLPNRNALLKDTTGSTEHSLILYNIDSFKIINDIYGIEAGDYIIKAFSEHLREKTAELVEKSATGIGYTVYHLDRDEFVVLFNRETGFENLLVQDTIYFFENHVFNFNGVEINISVSAGISQIGPGLLQSAGKALKKARDARLDFMVYTTSMEDSREHLRNMELYSKVRDAVDEGRFVPYFQPIYDNNRGMITKYECLIRMISRDGSVISPGAFLPFIKKTKLYPKLTRIMVDSCIEKFRHKDVEFSINFGVEDILNEELVDYIENKLMSERINATMVFELLESEKVDTYSTVQTFIRRMKALGCKIAVDDFGTGYSNFEHLLRLDLDYLKIDGSLVRSVCTDEVSYKLVKTIANFASDINVKTVAEFVSEESIFRTIRELGINYSQGYYISAPRVDAEEASDYSPSREAIA, encoded by the coding sequence ATGGAAGCACTAGGAACCGGAACAAAAGTGGCAAAAAAACGCTCCATAACTCTTGTTCTGTTTATCATCTTTGCTCAGGCTGCCATATTCATCGGCATAGGCTACGGCTTTGTCAAAAGCTACATGCTCGACAACCTGAATGAAAAAAACAGACAGGTAAGAAACGTCTACACAAGCTTCCTCCAGCACCACATCAAGATGCACTTTATAGAAGAAGCAACTGAAATTGCTGGAAACAAAGCCGTTTCCGCCGCACTCCACCAAAAAGACATTAAAGCTCTCAGAAGCTCTGCTCTCAGACAATTCAGTACTATCATCACCAAAGACAATTTCGTTGAGGACGCCAGCTTCTACGACAGCAATGGGCACCTTGTAACACGCCTGCTGGGCGAGGAGCATTTCGGAGAACTAAACCACCCCTCCCTTGAGATGCCCCGTATAGCACTCTCCAAAGGAGAACCCGTATTCGGTATCGAATCGGGCAAGGACGGAGTGTTCCACCGGACAGTGGTTCCCATTTACCATGAAGGGAGAATAGTGGGTGCCTTTGAGGTTGTGCGAAGTATCGGTTTCGTTTCCTCAAAGATTAAGGAAATAATCAATCTGGATAACGCCCTCTTTCTCAGAATAGACAAGGTTGTTAACCCCGGTGAGAGCCGTATTGTGGTAGGTAATTACTACCTTAATGACTACACCATCGACTATTTCAGTGAGTTAAGCGCCGCCGAAAACATCAACACCCTTTCAACAATAATTCCCATAAACGAAAACTACCACGCCGTTACACCGAGCATGGAGATAAAAAACTTCAAAGGTGAAACCATCGGCAGGATTGTAATAGCCCACAGGTTCCACTCGGAGGTTATGCGTTTCAGGAACTTCATAATCATTTCATTTGTGGTAATAGCTGCAGTGGCACTCCTCGCCTGGTTCATCCTCAACCGGAACTTCAGCGCAATGCTGCGTTCCATCGATCATGGGAGGAAGCTTCTATACAAAAAGCACTACACCCATCACCTGACAAACCTCCCCAACCGTAACGCCCTACTCAAAGACACAACGGGGAGCACAGAGCACTCCCTGATCCTGTACAACATAGACAGCTTCAAAATTATCAATGATATATACGGTATCGAAGCTGGGGATTACATCATTAAGGCTTTCTCTGAGCATCTGAGGGAGAAAACAGCTGAACTGGTGGAAAAATCGGCAACAGGCATCGGCTACACTGTATATCATCTGGACAGGGATGAGTTTGTGGTTCTTTTCAACCGTGAAACAGGCTTCGAGAACCTTCTGGTGCAGGACACCATATACTTCTTCGAAAACCACGTTTTCAACTTCAACGGTGTTGAGATCAACATATCCGTCTCCGCAGGGATATCCCAGATCGGTCCCGGTCTCCTCCAGAGTGCCGGAAAAGCCCTTAAAAAGGCGAGGGATGCCAGGCTTGATTTTATGGTCTATACAACCTCCATGGAGGACAGCAGAGAGCACCTCCGAAACATGGAGCTATATAGCAAGGTGCGGGACGCCGTAGACGAGGGGAGGTTCGTCCCCTATTTCCAGCCTATATACGACAACAACAGAGGAATGATAACAAAATACGAATGTCTCATCAGAATGATAAGCAGAGACGGTTCGGTTATAAGCCCCGGCGCCTTCCTCCCATTTATAAAGAAGACCAAGCTTTACCCCAAGCTAACCAGAATCATGGTAGACAGCTGCATTGAGAAGTTCCGCCACAAGGATGTTGAATTCTCAATCAATTTCGGTGTAGAGGATATACTCAACGAAGAACTGGTTGACTACATCGAAAACAAGCTTATGAGCGAAAGGATCAATGCCACTATGGTTTTCGAGCTTCTGGAAAGTGAAAAGGTCGACACATACAGTACGGTGCAGACCTTCATACGCAGGATGAAAGCTCTCGGGTGCAAGATTGCAGTGGACGACTTCGGCACGGGATACTCAAACTTTGAACACCTGCTCAGGCTGGATCTCGACTATCTGAAGATAGACGGCAGCCTTGTAAGAAGCGTATGCACCGATGAGGTGTCGTACAAGCTCGTTAAGACCATTGCAAACTTCGCCTCGGATATTAACGTTAAAACCGTTGCGGAGTTTGTCTCCGAAGAAAGTATATTCAGAACTATAAGAGAGCTGGGCATAAATTATTCTCAAGGTTACTATATATCTGCCCCAAGGGTTGATGCGGAGGAAGCCTCAGACTACTCCCCGTCCAGAGAAGCCATAGCCTGA